Proteins found in one Bordetella genomosp. 9 genomic segment:
- a CDS encoding amino acid adenylation domain-containing protein, giving the protein MVVDHLPPSPEQRAIVAAGEARRARVALVELTGRLDTARLRKALDDVAARHDSLRHGYGRVPGYRGPRVLPEAGQGWRWEVRDQADAASASPIATWAADASQPRAALWHMAPDRALLAIAVPALAADDASMRILLRDLARCYAASGADAGDELPFAYAEYIEWRRELDEDADAPAARAYWTRYLAPHADTPGPALPTRLGAGRAGVAPASDGDDKAVLSPADGEGESLSVPAHADDEAARPPADGLRVAMDLGADVVSALRAAADRMNVALPVVMQAAWWSALGRLVGGWRFLGGWQHDCRRDYEMLAGAVGAYEKILPIAIDWESDEPFGRCVERLAATLARHVEAQEYWAVDAPTTAAHLEAGFQYVDEPELGNAALAWSPRNMPGPASGFAMALQVGMRGADARLTLAHHATHYPSWAMRALLEQYAALLGHVAREPDTAIGRLRVLDDAARQALLARRGEALDAGAETLPRQIAGWALRSPDAVAVRDADQALTYADLERRVATAARGLHRLGARRGGTVALRLPRDAVLVVAMLAAWRCGAAYLPMEPDWPDARCAAIVRAAAPDCVLVAGDDVMAGAAAWASGLPVASRAALGFGSDAVGHADVEPGNPRAGQRIGQPDRQLDGQPLGQPDGQPDDPSALDDVAYVLFTSGSTGEPKGVPIAHGQLLNYVAAATRAMDLGQSRRWALTGTVAADLGNTALFGALYNGGTLVIAGPDDMRDGAAFRRFLATQRVDGIKIVPSHLEALLDHEDAIVPARVVLGGEAASAALVRRIAGIAPDCRVYNHYGPTESTVGVMVHAVTLPAQEPSGSGAANASAADAGDTVGAAMLPLTRVLANCVVDVLDTGMEPTPVGGIGEVYLGGAQLCAGYIGPRGADAFLEDPHRPGQRLYRSGDLACVLRDGAIRLAGRADHQVKIRGHRIEPAEIEARLLALPDVRQAVVIATPSAAGAVLTACVVATVEAPVARASDDAARFAAWRRALADALPEPMIPSHFVRLAAFPRLANGKVDRQALAPLAPLARDAAGQGGGLAATPRDALETVVARRMAELLDRPALGVDDDFFSMGGHSLLVIKLVTRLRKALKVELPPGAVFDHPTAAALAEELRRRAADAAALDRIAEARVALDDMSPQERAALANRIEEQA; this is encoded by the coding sequence CCGATGCATCGCAGCCGCGTGCGGCGCTATGGCACATGGCTCCGGATCGCGCCTTGCTCGCCATCGCGGTGCCCGCGCTGGCGGCCGATGACGCGTCCATGCGTATCCTGCTGCGCGACCTTGCGCGTTGCTACGCGGCGTCCGGCGCGGACGCCGGCGACGAATTGCCGTTCGCCTATGCCGAATACATCGAGTGGCGGCGCGAACTGGACGAGGACGCCGATGCACCGGCCGCGCGGGCCTACTGGACGCGCTACCTCGCGCCGCATGCGGACACGCCCGGACCGGCATTGCCGACTCGCCTCGGGGCGGGGCGGGCGGGGGTGGCGCCCGCGAGCGACGGCGACGACAAAGCAGTCCTGTCGCCCGCGGATGGCGAGGGCGAGTCACTCTCGGTCCCGGCGCACGCCGATGACGAGGCGGCCAGGCCCCCCGCGGACGGCCTGCGGGTGGCTATGGACCTGGGCGCGGACGTCGTGTCTGCACTGCGTGCGGCCGCCGATCGGATGAATGTCGCGCTGCCCGTGGTGATGCAGGCCGCCTGGTGGAGTGCGCTGGGGCGGCTGGTCGGGGGCTGGCGCTTCCTGGGCGGCTGGCAGCACGATTGCCGCCGCGATTACGAGATGCTGGCCGGCGCGGTCGGCGCCTACGAGAAGATCCTTCCCATCGCCATCGACTGGGAAAGCGACGAGCCGTTCGGCCGTTGCGTCGAACGGCTCGCCGCGACGCTGGCTCGCCATGTCGAAGCCCAGGAGTACTGGGCTGTGGATGCGCCCACGACGGCGGCGCATCTGGAAGCGGGTTTCCAATACGTCGACGAGCCGGAGCTCGGCAACGCCGCGCTAGCCTGGTCGCCGCGCAACATGCCCGGGCCGGCGAGCGGATTCGCCATGGCCTTGCAGGTCGGTATGCGCGGCGCGGATGCGCGGCTGACATTGGCTCATCATGCGACGCATTATCCGTCCTGGGCCATGCGGGCGTTGCTGGAGCAATACGCCGCGCTGCTGGGCCACGTGGCGCGTGAACCCGACACGGCGATCGGGCGCTTGCGTGTCCTGGACGATGCCGCGCGTCAGGCGCTGCTGGCGCGTCGAGGGGAAGCGCTGGATGCCGGCGCGGAAACGCTGCCGCGCCAGATCGCGGGCTGGGCGTTGCGCAGCCCGGATGCCGTGGCCGTGCGTGACGCGGACCAGGCACTGACCTACGCGGACCTGGAGCGGCGGGTGGCGACGGCGGCCCGGGGCTTGCACCGGTTGGGCGCGCGGCGTGGCGGCACGGTCGCATTGCGGCTGCCGCGCGATGCCGTCCTGGTGGTGGCCATGCTGGCCGCGTGGCGCTGCGGCGCGGCCTATCTGCCCATGGAGCCGGATTGGCCGGATGCGCGCTGCGCCGCCATCGTGCGCGCGGCGGCGCCGGATTGCGTACTGGTGGCGGGCGATGACGTGATGGCCGGCGCGGCGGCGTGGGCGTCCGGCCTGCCGGTCGCTTCCCGGGCTGCGCTGGGCTTCGGTTCCGATGCGGTTGGGCATGCGGACGTCGAGCCGGGCAATCCGCGGGCAGGGCAGCGGATTGGTCAGCCGGATCGGCAACTGGATGGTCAACCGCTCGGTCAGCCGGATGGTCAGCCAGACGATCCCTCGGCATTGGACGACGTCGCCTATGTGCTGTTCACCTCGGGATCCACCGGCGAACCCAAGGGCGTGCCCATCGCGCATGGGCAGCTTCTGAATTACGTCGCGGCCGCCACGCGCGCGATGGACCTGGGGCAGTCGCGCCGTTGGGCGCTTACGGGCACGGTCGCGGCCGATCTGGGCAATACGGCCTTGTTCGGGGCGCTCTACAACGGCGGCACGCTGGTGATCGCCGGTCCCGACGACATGCGCGATGGGGCGGCTTTCCGCCGTTTTCTGGCGACGCAGCGCGTCGATGGGATCAAGATCGTGCCGTCCCACCTGGAAGCCCTGCTGGATCATGAGGACGCCATCGTGCCGGCGCGCGTGGTGCTGGGCGGCGAGGCCGCTTCCGCCGCGCTGGTGCGGCGCATCGCCGGCATCGCGCCGGACTGCCGGGTCTACAACCATTACGGTCCGACCGAATCGACCGTGGGCGTGATGGTGCACGCGGTGACCCTGCCGGCACAGGAGCCGTCGGGGTCCGGCGCCGCCAATGCTTCGGCCGCGGACGCGGGCGACACGGTTGGCGCCGCCATGCTGCCGCTGACGCGGGTGCTGGCCAACTGCGTCGTCGACGTGCTGGATACCGGCATGGAGCCGACTCCGGTCGGCGGTATCGGCGAAGTCTATCTGGGCGGCGCGCAGCTGTGCGCCGGCTATATCGGCCCGCGTGGCGCGGACGCTTTCCTCGAGGACCCGCATCGCCCCGGCCAACGCCTGTACCGCTCGGGCGATCTTGCCTGCGTGCTGCGGGATGGCGCGATCCGCCTGGCGGGACGTGCCGATCACCAGGTCAAGATCCGCGGCCATCGCATCGAACCCGCCGAGATCGAAGCACGCCTGCTTGCCCTGCCCGACGTACGGCAGGCGGTAGTGATCGCCACGCCGTCGGCGGCGGGCGCGGTATTGACGGCCTGCGTCGTCGCCACCGTCGAGGCGCCGGTGGCACGGGCTTCCGACGATGCCGCACGCTTCGCCGCGTGGCGCCGCGCCCTGGCCGATGCATTGCCGGAGCCCATGATCCCCTCGCACTTCGTGCGGCTTGCCGCCTTCCCGCGCCTGGCCAACGGCAAAGTGGATCGCCAGGCCCTGGCGCCCTTGGCGCCCTTGGCGCGCGATGCGGCCGGGCAGGGCGGTGGCCTTGCCGCCACGCCGCGCGACGCGCTGGAAACCGTGGTGGCGCGCCGCATGGCCGAGCTGCTGGACCGCCCGGCCCTGGGCGTCGACGACGACTTTTTCTCGATGGGCGGGCATTCGCTGCTCGTCATCAAGCTGGTGACCCGCCTGCGCAAGGCGCTGAAAGTGGAGTTGCCGCCCGGCGCGGTATTCGACCATCCCACCGCCGCCGCGCTGGCCGAGGAGCTGCGGCGGCGCGCGGCCGACGCGGCTGCGCTGGACCGCATCGCCGAAGCCCGCGTCGCCCTGGACGACATGAGCCCGCAGGAACGCGCGGCCCTGGCGAACCGTATCGAGGAGCAAGCATGA